The following is a genomic window from Rhododendron vialii isolate Sample 1 chromosome 9a, ASM3025357v1.
catataatTAGCGATAAGGCAGTGATCACTGAAAGAGACATGCAGATTAAAGAATGGTTCAGCTTTAATACGATCTTCCGGTTGAAGTATACTTGAGTCATCCACCAGGACAGTCTACTTTCAGAAGGTAATAAAGTACAAAGCTGCAACCACTTTAACTACATCTTCTTAACAGGTGAATCTAGGATTAAATCTCCTGCAGGTGGGTTTCATATGATTACccataattttatttattttttgtaaatcaGAAATTTAGATAACTCCTAATTGTTAGTGAAGAAACAATGCTTTGGCCTGTAAATTCAGATTAAAGTGCCAAACTAGTATACTACTTCATAGTTCATACTAAAAGCTAGCAGCACTAAGCATGGAGACAACAGACTAAAAAGCTACCTTCGGCGCAAAAATGTAAGCTGCACTTCCAAACAATGCGCCTCCCAAAAGGAAACCCGCAACAAAGTCACCTTCTCCGCCTATACGATCACTGCACGTGACAAAGGAATAGTGGCAAATAAAAAAGGCATTTCTTCATTACAAGACACTGTAGTCCAGACAGAAGGAATGAGCAGTATTAAAAATGCAAATGGAAACAACACAGTCCTATCTTGGAAACAAGGCCTACCTGCATTTCTCCTAACAACGGGCGCAACTAAATCTTTTTGCATCTTGGTCATCAAAAATTACATTCAAGAAAGCCGAGAGGCATTTACAAAAGGGTTTCATCACAAAAGTTGGAAAGAACCCAAACCACCATCCCCTGGACGAGAGCCTTGTGTTCTATTAACACATACTGCTAGGCAGGCCAAAAGCAAATTCAGAGGTAGTGAGGCACTTAAGAACCCTAAAAATGGAAAGCTCAACCAAAAATACACAGCACAAACGAAATCCACAAAGTTCCTGAAGGAACACAAACCCTAATGGGTGCAAAAGCTCCATAAAAGGAGAGAAACACGACacaaagagaggagaaaaacaacaaaaacaactaAACAGAAACTCAAAAAGAGAAACCGCCCCTTATTTGGTCTTTGCCATCGAACGATGTCATCTCTAGATTTGTTGCTTTTATCGTCTGATTTGACTCCAAAATCACCATAACTGAAACATCTTCGATGCTGAGGTCCTGAGGATGCCGAATCTGACTGTCAGAGCAACTTTATCTTGACCAGCCCATAAAAGGTTTCTCCCAATATCCCATGGTATTTCACCAGTTTTCAACAAAATCATCTATCTTTCACTAACCAGTCTTGGCATTACAGGTTTTCTCAACGGCACAGCTGTTCCTAAAGTGATATAAAGGTAAGTGGACCTTTGTCCTGGTCTAAGCACGTCACTTGGACAcagcaaaacagtaaaataaaACTCAATATGGGCCAGTGCGGGCAACCTTCAAATTTAAATGCCTCATGACTACATAGCATATCAATACGAAAAAACATCTTCgattaaaaaatatgagaacCACAAGACTTTAGCGTTTTTCTCCTTGCATTGTCACAATGAGGTTTCCTTGAAATGACAAAATTTAAGATTCCAGACGTTAACTCTCAAATGGGTACAATTTACCCAGTTTTAAAATGAATCCATACAAACATGAATTCTTTTAAATGAACCTGAATTGAGGCATTCAAGTTCAAGAGGGCATCCAAAGGGGCCCCTAACCCCAGCTTTGTTATTTCAATTCTCCTAAAAAGACTTCGTGGGCCAAGGATTGTGATTCAAGTTGCCCCAACATCCAATCAATGTCCCCACCCCACCCTAGTGTGGGTGGgggcaaaaggaaaaaaacacaaaagcaaaGGAATGGCCATTGTCTAGATCAACCATCACATTACAATCAATGTTGCTCGATATGACTTGTTTGAACACTAACCCAACAACTTGACCTTTTCAGACTACCGGTACCTTAACAAGGTACCACAGTAATGCTACGGCTGTCGTGTGTCCAAATCACTTCATCCTCATTCGTTcctgtttggttttgtttttctctatgTTTGGATGATTGCATCTATGCCTGTAAGACAAGGTCACACAAGAGGGAGGGTGATGGAGAGCTTGATATGAACTGGTTTGCCAAGTTCCAAAgcacttaagcttttgggactattGGTGACCTATACTTACCCCTTTGAGAAAACTTCAAAGCATAATCCACTAGCCCTTTCCTAGTCCTAGCTAATTGTTACCGTGATCCGGTCTTGAAACGTGGTGCCTAGCTCTATACAATTGTACCCACTTCTATGAACCTGATCAATACACTCGAAGCCCCAAAACCGGTGTAATATTTGGATCAAGCCTCATGGCCTCAAATACGGTAAGATCTTCCCAATGGCTACGATATCAAATTCTCAATCATCCCTATCACAATTCAACACCAAGATAAGTGGTATTCAAATAGAGAAGTGAGAAACACAGTGTATAGGGAACTAAGCTTAATAAACGATTTCAAACTATTGATTCCTTTCAAAAAAGGCAAACTCCCACCTCATGGGACAGAATTTCATTTCGGTGTTTTGTTTAGGCAAGCATAGAAATGAGAACTTTTGTTgactttggttttcttttttattactGGTGGCACCCCCTTGTTGTACACCCTTGCTCTCTGTATGCTGTTGCACCCTCTTCGTGCCTCTTGCAGTATAAAACTATAATCCCCTTGttgtaaaaattatacaaaaaggaaaacaagatgTGCATTATCAATATCTCCGTCTGGTCATTGGAGAGGCCATCCTATTAAACCACTCCTGGAAGAGACAAAGCATAAAACCATTACTCAATACGAAAGAAAAAGTGGCCAAATCAGAAAGGTAAAGCATTCAAATGTAGTACAGTACAGTACCCAACTACTCATTAGAATATTCCCACGACCATACCTTCACCGCAAGAGCTATTGAAAGTGTCGGGCAAACTACTAGAAAGTCCACGGTAAAGTGTGGCCCAGCAACTATAAAAGCTTACTACCACTGCTTGATGAGATTATTTTAAACAACATCAAACAAAATGGTGTCTTtgttcaatgggtaaaggaatGTATAACCACCCCTAAATATTCTATTGTGTTGAATGGTGGGCTTGTTGGCTATTTTCCAAGAGCTAAAGGTATTCGTCAGTGGGATCCAATCTCCCCCTATCTTTTTCTCTTAGTGATGGAAGCTTTCTCCTCTCTATTGCAGTGGAACATTGATTCGAATACCTTTCAATACCACCCAAAATGCCAATCTTTGAGAATTTCTCATGTGATATTTGCTGATGATCTCTTCATTTTGAATGGAGCTAGCCGGGAATCTTTACAGTTAGTTATGCAAACTTTGAAGGATTTCCATAGTTTTTCTGGGCTTCAACCAAATCTGCTAAAAAGTGCCACATACTATGCTGGTGTGCCTTCTACTTCTAAACAAGTATTTTCTGATTTGTTGGGTATTGCTGAAGGCCATCTTCCTGTGAAGATTTTGGGTGTTCCTTTAATCAGCACTAGACTTACTTCCTCTGATTGTGCTATCTTAAAAGAGAATATTTTGTCAAGAATTCTTAGTTGGACCCAAAATCCCTCTCTTATGGTGGCAGGGTTCAATTGGTTCAATCTGTCCTCTTCAATATTCAGACTTATTGGAGTGCTGTTTTTGTTCTGCCTCAAAAAATCATTAAGGAGATAGAAAGTCTTTTGTGTGCTTTCCTTTGGTCAAGAACAGAGATGAAGCATACTGGAGTGTAAGTTAGTTGGTCCAACCTTTGCGTTCCTAAAAATGAAGGTGGTTTAGGGTTTCGTTCTATCAAGGAATGGAATAAAGCTATCAACATGAAGCATCTTTGGGCTCTCAGTCTTAAGGCTGATACGTTATGGGTTAAATGGATtcgtgtttatatgcttaaagGTCAAAGTTTATGGGGGATTCAAAATCCTAGTGAGGCTTCCTGGGTTGTAAGGAAATTGTTGAAGCTGTGTGATACCTGTCAGGATTGGATTAGATACATCGTTGGTGATGGCAGAGAGACGTTTCTATGGACAGATAATTGGCATCCTTTGGGTGCTTTGTACAAGAGGTATGGTGAGGCTGTTGTGGCTCAAAGGGGGAGAGCGTTAAGAACAAAAATGGACTCCATTATTGATCAAAGTTTCTGGAAATGCCTTCTGGAAATGGCCAAGGCAACGCAACAGATTTATTATGGAGATTATTAGGGAAACCccagttgatttttttcctaATCCATCCAGCTCTGACAAGGTTATTTGGACTCTTACAAAGGATGGTATTTTTACAGCCAAGTCGGCTTGGGAAGCTTGTAGGCATAGAAATGCCTTTCAGCCTTGGCATGCTCTTGTGTGGTTTGGCCAAGCGGTGCCCAGATGGAGCTTCATTGCGTGGATAGCTATCTTGGGACGATTGTCTACCAAGGACAGATTAGTAAGCTGGGGTATGGAGGTCTCTCCACAATGCTCTCTCTGCCAAAATGGGATGGAGTCTCATACACATCTCTTCTTTGAATGCTGTTTTTCTTCTGCGATTTGGCGGCAAATTTTAGCTTAGAATGGTTTGGATAGGCCTCTTCTGCCATTATCTCAAGAGTTGGAATGGGCTGCCCAGAATAGGGAGGGCAAAAGTCTTCGAGATACAATTTATAAGTTGTCGTTAGCAGCTtccatttatgttttatggtggGAGCGAAATCTTAGGATCTTCCAAAACAAATCCAAGGATGCGAATGGGATGACTTCAGAAATTTTCAACTCGGTTAGAGCTAAAGCAAGCTTTTGGTCTACCATCAAGTTTTCTGCCCAGAATCGTCAGATTTGTGATACTTGGTTGTTGAACTCTAGCATTTTTGCACTTAACAATTCTGTGCATGTTGCCTAGTTTTCTTAGGCCGGCTGTAGGCtttgttgcttttgttgttttggggGAATGCCCCTTTGTTCTTTTGTAGCTTTTTGTGCTTTTGGTGgtttaataaaatttgattaccaaaaataaaacaagtatCTTGCATTTCATACCGATCATCATTATCACATTAAACCCTAAGTATTTCACACAAATTTGATACACAAAATTCCTTACTTGTACTTCGCACGAACTGAAAGCTTCTTGATTTGCGGTTGATTTGATTTCCTTTGATATGTCAACCTGGGCAAATTATTAAGTGAATTGTGCTTTGGGGACCAAAGCTCATGTGATTTCAGACGAGAACCACCTATACTAGCATTGAAACAATTATCGTTACAAAATATAATTAGTATACACACCAAATGATGGAGAGTATAGAGATCTCAGAACAAGATTTCTCAAAATAACAACACAAATAATTTGCTTACCAAATATCATCAGCAACATGATTTTATTTAAGTCCGCAAATGCCACAAAACGATATGCTAATAGAGCATAAGTAACAAAAGTAACAGATTCAACCACTGTGATGGAGACCCCCTAAGTGTGAGGCGCACCTATGCTAGGAAGGATGAGAATCACACAATTTTGGAAACCCATTTCCTATAACATAGAATACACTCAATGTAACTCTACCTTACTCATGCAGTGGTATGCTTTCCTCAATCAAGAAAAAGCCGACCGATAGTGGCGTTCAGGAACTTGTTTAATTTTACTTAGCTCTATTAACAAATTATTTAAACACAATATCTCATCTATTAGATGTAtagttcaataattaaaaaaaaaaaaaaaacataagaatACATGGGATTATAATTGTCCCCACGGGTTTTCATATTTTGAGCCAACGGGTATTAAACCGGCACATTAATCCACTAATATCCTTCTCAAAGAAATTGAGGCGAATAGGTTGGCATGGATCGATCTACTTTAAGATATATTCTTCCTATTTCGTTCTTGTCATTAGGATTATACGACAAGTTTTTTTGGTGTTGTCATCATGATAGGAGTACCGCTCGAGCCCAATTAGaaacaataaaacaaaaacagcaGCTGCGCAAAATGTTGTTCATGTTTTACACGATCTATTTCAAAGTATTCACTACAATCCTAATAGAAATAAAAAGGTTGCAGTATCCAAGAAATCAGGATCTGAAtcatagaaaaagaaattcccaaaagaaaaaaaaaacagagagagaaagagagagcgcATCATTTGTTTCCAATTTATGACATATCGAGAAACCCTAGGAATCAACAAAGACGACAAGAATTGAGAATCGGAAAGAAGGAAAACTACAGCACCTGTGATTGAAACAGAAGCGATGCTGATCGTCGCCATGGGGAGCTACAGAGGCAGAGagtgggagaggagagaagCCGTAGACGTAGATGAGATTTTTGGGTCTCATATCTATCATATAAAAAGAATAAGGGAGTAGTTCGTACTCCACAAGGTGTAGACTAGACTAGTGCATTACTGTATTTTTGCTTTGGATGATCCGCCTTCTGCCAACTGCCACCAATTACTAGTAGAGTATAAATTTGCCACTTCAACTTTTACAATTGCACAAAGTTAAAAGTGTGTTTTCAAAATTggatatgtatttttttttttcaatattatacgcttaaaaaaataaataaattactatCTAAACTTAAGGCCAAGTTCCAGCGCAGCTCAAGTCCCCAAGACAAAGAAGGCAACCtctgatttgtttgtttatggTAGCTGCAGCAGGAGGTGGTGTGAGGGATACCTTTTAACAATGTGGGGGTGAATCCCATGATTGattgctttttcattttttgattacgTTAGGaaagatataaaatttgcagcCAGCTTTTGTACAAATACaacttatttcttattttactaGTATGTGAAATGAAAATTAGTTTTTTGCACCCACTTTCAGTGCAAATACGCGTACTTTCTGTTTTATTATGTGGGACCATAGACGTATTCTTTGAGGTATTAATTCATTAAAAAATGTTAAGAATTTACATAAATAAAGCAAAATAAGATCTGATgcataaatagaaaataatgTAAATCACTCTTGACTCTTCTTGATTTACTGGCTGTGAAtggataaaatttaattaagaaAAAGCTGACAAACTAGAAGCTAGATCAACCAAGAAACGACTTTTATATTTCTCTAAGAAAAAGCTGACAAACAGCACTTGGCACATATTAAAAATttagttgattttgttcttttataATATTTGGTTCCTCTTACCGCCAGGAAcaattaattttaataattcCGACAAAAACCTAACAATTGTAAAATTATGGTCACTCccccttcttttgaacttaacttaaatttgaaaattttgtctttatttaattttttttaatttattaattttgtgctAAACTTTTAGGATCTATTGAATCGTCttgatgagagaaattgaaaaagtaaaattttggcatttttacccaagtatcattttttgctctaaaaaatggttatctctcaaaatatttgggtaaaacaCTGGATCCACTATCCTCAGTAACATACTCCCTCGCTCTTTCTCTGATACGTgttacttttttggttttgattatcattttttctatttttctttatcttttctaaaaattttatagctacttaaaaattgaaataatgttttgaaccactatcaagattcaaatggtaatttcaaattccaatcGGAAtgagtagtgccgtaggcacgagtGAACGCTAGTTATATATTTTAAAGCCCGATTTTTAAAAATGCACTTATTGACTCTAATTAGGTTATagtatttttaaaagaaatgagACTAAGGTTAAGTGGATGTTTTTAGGACGCGAGGATAGCATGATATAATTTTAGGATTCAGTATATTTTTTAGGAAGCGAACGACACCATAATGATCCACACATTTTTATTAATCTACATTGTAATTTTAAGAAATCGGAACCCGGACATGAATTGTGGAATCAGAACAATTTTTAGTAGATAGCAAAATGGAGTTTAGTATTCCATTTATCCTAGCACCACACGTGTCCAGGCTAGGAAGTCTAACTGTTGCATGTGTCCACGTATTCCAAAAGGTAAGATTGACTGGCAGATTGACTGGCCAAGGATCAAAAAAAGAATGACTAGCCATATGCGGAGTATGTTGTAATTgtcaaagaaaaaggaaaaagaaaagagatacaaaaaggaaaaagaaggagaACTAGCGCAGCGAACTCTTTCCTCCTGAGTCCTGACCGCACGTCTTTCCGCACAACCGCTTGCCGTTCCGGAGATCCTTTGGGTAAATTCctctttcctcttctctctctctcttctccctacACGATCACCGCACGTGGCGGCGGCTATAACCACCGGCCCTTTTATTTTCCCTTTCCACTCTCTATTGTACATGGCCGGAACAACTGTGGCCGTGCCGTAGCTGATGTGCACGCTAGGTAGGTAGTATTCATTCAAATCAAGAATAATAGGTCCGTTctagaaacctttttaaaaaataagcagcttatttcacattttcaaattaaaaaataaaataaataaaaaataattttttaattttttttcatcgtattaaagatctcatctaaatctttcaaacaagatccatattgcatattttttaatttcaataaactcataattttttagcttgaaattaccttcttaaaaaataagtacttattttttgttccggaacggagccaaAAATCTAGGTACAGttgattgttttgttaaaaaaaagaggaaaagttAGGCTACTGTGATGTGCCATGGGGGTGTGATGGCACATGTGTGAATTAGATGCATATATGTGCGTTTGaaccaaaaaggaagaaagcaGTGGACGTATATATATAATCGAGTTTTGTGCTTGTGAGAATAGCAGTTTATATATCAGAATATGGATATTAGGTTAGTTTCTAATTAAATATTAGTTCTGTTTGGATTAAATCACTAGAACCTTGTATCCTCAATTAATTAAAGTTCTGCTAGTTACTGGAATTATAAACATATATGTTTTTACATATGCAAAGAGCCTAGTTCTTTGATCAATTTGGTTATAGGGATGTTACATTCGCATTGACCCCGAACTGATTCTAAACCTATATGGGCCAACTCACGATCGAGAAGGCCTAGAATATTTCAATTACATTTTTGAACGTGTTGTGACGTGAAGTAATTGGCAAATAGGTCCATTCGAGATTTAAGCAAGAACTTGGTCAAGTCTTTAACTTAGCACACGAGAAGTCAAAGGTGAGATACTTTACCTTGGTTATATTGATTTTCAAGCAAATTATGTTATGTGTTTCATATGCCCAAAGTTATGTATACAAAGAAAGCATGATTTGATGACATGATTTATGCCTCTCATTTTATGCCATGGAAATATGCTATGAACTCTATATTCAAAGACGACGATTTTATGAGAATGGCTATGTTTAAGAAGGGATGATTCCATGAACACTAGCCTTGCCATCTAAAGGTGACGGTGTAATGTTATTATGATTCTATGAACACCGGCCTTGCCATCTAAAAGTGACGGTGTAATGTAATTATGATTCTATGATCTCAAAGTTTTAAAGATACCATGACCAACGAAGGGGTTATAAGGGAGGAATGTTATGTGGCACCAGCTACCAGCGATTTGATCATTTTACACCACGTGGGGTCGCTCCCCTATGCATGTTAAGTTGTTGGATGTTCATCTCAAGACTATGCAAGGTTTATATAATGCAAGTTTTTCTGATGAGCTTTATGCTATAGTTATGATATGTTATGTCTAAGAAGTTTACAAAGGTTATTTCCATGGTAAAACGTGTAACTTTGGTACTGTATCTCACATGAGCTttcggcttatgaaaattaattattttcctaCAGGTATTGCCAAGTAGGAATGAGAAACGCTGTTGTTGCCAAGTAGGAACAAGAAACCCTTCTGCCTGGGGGACATGTAAAGAAAGTATTTAGTCAACGTTTTGAAAACTTCAAGGTTGGGAATTGACTACTCCCTGTTTGGTGAAATGTCACTTTATGTTGCAAAGTTTTTAAACCTCTAAGGCTCTGATGGTATTTTTATGTCAATAATACTTCCACGCTTttaaatttttacatttttacaGCCTTTGCATCTCTTGGACTGAGAAATGAGGCCTCGGGTGGAGGTTAGATCCACTGGCTGGTCATGATTATTCTATCATTTTAACATCTTTTGGGATAGGGTCGTGACATATATAGCTCCCAATTATCCACAGATCGGGAGTAAAGCGAGAGAAACCAAATTGGCATGGCTATTTTTTCAGTCTGATTTGTCTGATTTTTCCAATTGGACCCTCCCATCTTGGAGCCTCATGCCTAAAACGTGGGGGCAGTATCGACTTTTCACTGCAAAAAGCGGTACTGTACATACACTGTAGCTGTCATTTAAATTTTACTTAAAGAGGTTTTCagacttttgaaattttccattAGTGTCCCAGTAGCCAATGCAATTCTTGGTACGTTTTGTCGTCTACTTGAGGGCTTTACCGTAAAATTGCTTCGTGGTGGCGTGGTTCTTGACCAAAAGCCTGCAACCATTTCTTTTTACCCTCTCCTCTTTGTGGGTTACTGAGAGAGAGATCTCATCTTGAAAACCCTAACGGCCCGTTTGGAggaaggatttgattttgggtggACATAGAAAGAGGGTGGATTTGAGGGTGGACCAACCTCTTAAGACGGGTGGATTTGTAATCTagtgtttggattttttttttaagaaggggGATTTGGAGGGTGGATATGATGAAATTACATATTAAATGACTGAATTGCCACCCTAATAATTTTtcccaaaacaaattaaaagtaaACCATAATATATTAGACAAATtattatttgtttaaaaaaattaaaaaatgcaattgaAAATTCATGAAAGAGTATAAATATACACACACGTAAttggaaattaaaaatataCGTAAATTTTAAAGTGAATACACGTAATTGGATCCAGTCAATCATTTCCCTATGTAAATACAGATATACTCCACATAACACCTCAAACCCACCCACGCCCCTACCCAACCCCATCCTTTGCAACACCTCGTGTAATCCGTCCGCCGCCGCCGTCGATCATCACCACTCCTGCTGTAAGTCTCTTGCTCCGATCATCACTACTCCTTCTCCGACGCCGACGATCTCTGCGAGGTACCattcctcttcctctttctctctctctctctcttcgtaaTACGTTTTCTATTTGCCCCTAATTCCTCCAACAGTTTGGATGGAAGAGAGATTAAGGGCAAAACAGTCATTCACCTTCCCCATATCACCCCGCATATCCAACGACAGGGGTACCCCTATCGTTACAAATCCGGGTGGAGGGGGAGTAGGAATCCCGGCTTCGGCCAAATCAGGGAGAAAAGGATGAACTTTTTTCCTCTCCTAAACACAGGAGATAGAGTGGGGCTTGGACTCCATCCGAGAAAGGGTTATGCGGGGTCTTGACCCAGCCAAACAGGCCGTAACTGAGTAACTAATTATGGAAGGGGAAGGCGAAAGATCAGCAATGGGTTTGTCAATCTATTTTGggtagaaagagaaagagagtacGATTTCCATTCTCAAAGTACTTGATAGAGGTTTGATTCTTTCCAATTTCTCATCACAAATTTGTGTATAACGGTTTGTTTGGGGGGCCATTGATTCCCCTATCTTATTTGTAGGTTACTGAGAGGGAGACCTCATCTTCAAAACCCTAACTGAGCTACTAATTATGGAAAGGGAAGGCGAAAGATCAGTGATGGGTTTGTCGATCGGATTTGggtagagagagacagagagtacTTCATAGAGGTTTGATTCTTTCCCATTTCTCTTCACAAATTTATGTATAAAGGTTGTTTTGGGGGCCATTGATTGATGCAtgcatattcttttctttggcTTGGGTTTCGTCAtgttcaacaacaaaaaaggagAATCAACCCAACCAATTGATATGACagattgtgttttgtttttcagaTTAGTATATAATGGTTGATTTTTACGATTTTTAATTCTAATCTGCATATAAATGTTATTTTGTTATCGATTGGAGTGATGTCTGCATATGTTTTTATCTGAGTTCCGCTGGTTCATCttcattgagagagagagagagagagagagtcaattGAAGAAGTTGATGTCagatgtttgttttggtttttgtggTGTGTGCATTAGGCCAGAATTCTTACAATTGTTTTTCGCCAATACGAAGCTGTTATTTTGGTGATGAGTGCATGTGTTTTAATCTGAGTTGCGTTTataattttgagagagaaaaagagagcgagagagagggggaaaaagGGTCGATGTTGATGATCAGACTAAAATTCCGTGTGGCGTTTAGCTTACGTGCTCATAAATTGTAAAGATTAATTTTGGATATTTATTGTGCTCAGTTCTCTTGCTTTTTTGCTAGCATTTTAGTTGTGAACTTACGCTGCACTGAATTGGTACATGTTGGTAGATCTCTGCTATGAACATTGATTTGTAGACACCTTTTGTTCATTCACATTTTGATATAAGAGCCGGGACAGTTTTCTTAGAGACAGCTTGAAGTAAATTAGAAACTGTTGCTCAATCTTGGAGCAGGGGTAGGGACTTGCTCTATGTAGCGTGTCCTACGTTTGTTGCCAGATCTCAAAACATAGAGACGTGTTGCAGGTTTTTGTCAGCCACGCATTAGCAACCCAGCTCTTTTACGAGAAAGCCCCTGCACAAGGAGACAAAACCCAAGGAAAATGAACCGTCGGTTTGGACACAGAAGGACAACGGatttcagaggctatccatagcctaGAATTCCAAACGTCCACTATAGGGCTCGAACTCTAGCCTCTCACATGGGGAGGACTAGAAGATGCGAGCTGGCCTAGAGCCCATTCACCATAAATTTCAATTTAATCAGTGACCAATGCtctgtcaaaaaaaaagaaataataataaaatctgtgaccaaaacaaactaaaactTGCAGATTTCAGCTTTTTATGCATCTGGAGCTACAACTTCCGTCCAAGAAGCCATAATACTAAAATCTGATGATGGTTCTATTTAGTAAAAGGTAATCTTCATCATGAGGTTGTACTCggaggtaaataaaaattgagttcatccttaatgggaattaagtcTTGGTTTTCTAGACCCACAGGTAATTTTCTGATTGGATTATGGAGGATTATAGCTATGGGATTATTAGTTCGGAGACTAAATAGTCCATGGAGGACTATTTGGTGGTTAATCCTCCCTGTCCCATGTTTGTTTATCTATGGGATTACGTGATGGACAAGTCAAGTCCAACCATAATCCTCCATAtaccatgtttgttttgaatcTTCTTGACAAGGATTAGCAGTTCAATTGGCTATGTTGCCCCCAAAGCTTTTTACAAGCCCGCCCATACTTATAATCTATCTGTTGTATAaattttaccaacaaaattaatttttcaattagATAGAATAGCCCTAATGCTTTATTTGCAAGCCATCTATGGGGCATTTGGTAAGTTTCTCTAGTCCGGCGATCCTCCTAATCCCAGGGCTAATAGAATCCCCCGCCCCGATTGTTTTGTCCCAAACTAACAAGgcccaaatctctctctctctctctctctctctccgaaacTCGCCTCCGCTCATCCCTCAGTCGAAAGTGACTCGAAACCCACCACCCTACCCCCTTCAGTTGTTCTCCCTAGGTTATTCATTATTTAGAATTGACTCAATTGAGAATTCCCATCAAGGGTTTGTAGCTACTGGCATCAGGAAAGGATAAAGTAGCGATTG
Proteins encoded in this region:
- the LOC131301497 gene encoding uncharacterized protein LOC131301497, whose product is MATISIASVSITGGSRLKSHELWSPKHNSLNNLPRLTYQRKSNQPQIKKLSVRAKYNDRIGGEGDFVAGFLLGGALFGSAAYIFAPKIRKALRNEGDNGFLRPKGPMYEGYYDDHEGGLEKTRHSLNEKIGQLNSAIDNVYSRLRGGKKMPPIPVESEADEFIA